The Lolium rigidum isolate FL_2022 chromosome 1, APGP_CSIRO_Lrig_0.1, whole genome shotgun sequence region TAAAACTGTTAGACCAAGTTTTAAAATGTATGAtacaaacctagccaagctataaGAATTTTGCCAGGACATTCTTGACACTTAATAGGTCCACAAGATCACCAAGATGCACTAGTGCCAAATAATGCACGAGCTGCTTCTGGCTATTAAAAATTTATCTATTTAGTGGAATACATATTGGATAACTTATTTTTGCAAGCTGGGTGAAATCTAAATTATTTCATAAGGCATACGATGGACATTATATTTTGAGACAAACATACAGCTATGAAAGAAGGATCTTGCACTCGATTTTCAAGTtcacttggcaaagtttaccgacATTCCTGATAACCAAAAAAGATAAATAACTGTTCGGCACACGGTGATGCTCTTCTAGCAAAGTATGAGAAAGTTCAGAAACAACAAAAGAAATTCCTGAGAAAGTATGTGAACATTGgaacagaaattcaattcggctcccgggtgcgtatgctccctctatcaaaaagtcttattttgaagtgtcaaaaaaatttgaaaaaaaattctacatgtacatcttcataatatatgtgtgttcgtcaagtttcaagaaaaaccaacattttttgtggactatgtaaaaaagagaaattttatcttgtaaaaacattatttctagcactgagttttgtcttttttacacacgtcacatgacaagtcgattttttatgaaacaactttgtaagcgtgtagcacgtgaagatgtacgtgcgaatttttcgtttcaatttttttgaattcaaaatgtgtgtaagatgcattttaaactaaagggagcatatgctcccatgttccaaaacatcaaaCACTTCAATAATACCCAGATTAAGCAGTTGAAACAATTAAAAAGATGTTATCAGGAGGTACAGTGAGATCATAGATAATGAAAACATGGAAGTGCAAGAAACAGATAAAAGCTTCTTCAGGTCAATAGCAAGAACAAATATTTTGATTGATTAGACTCCATAAACAAGAACACTAACAATTGTATTTTAACCAATAAGAACAATTATCAATTACAAATAATGTTCTTTCAAACTGGTTATATGTTTTAATACAAGCCAGGAAAAAAATGCTTCGAGTGGACTCATTGCTGATGAATGGGTTTCATGGTCCAATCTAACTATAACACGCGTCCTAAATGCTCCACTGTAATGTATTTTCAAATTAAATGTATATAAACATCAGGTGGGAGTTTCGCTTTCTCTAGGATGTGTTGCCAGCCTGCAAGTTCTTTTTTCGACAAAGCCTGCAAGTTCTGTGAACAACAATATTGCACTTGCATGCAAAACTCGTGTGCTGCAGCCTGCATTGACATCAAGACATCAGTAACACTGCAAGCTGCATGTAACCACATACCAATGGGATTTGGGTGGATCTTCAATAGTATAGTACATTTCCTGCTCCATCCAAGACCAGATGTCTGCATTCATTCATGTACGTTAGATGATATATCTAATTTAATCCTGTAATCCGAGACAGTGTAGACAATGAATTTTAGAGAGCATGAACAGAGATATCATCATCTAGCTCTTTGTGATAAGCTGGACTGCTGGTCCATATATGAAGCATCTTGGCAACAATTGATGCATATATTGACTCTCAACCAGGAGTACCAGATTTTTGCCTCAGGATGCAAACTACAAAGCACAATTCTTGCTAATCATATTAGATTATTAATTACCATTCTAATGGTATATCAGCAAGTAAAGAAATGATACAATCTGTAGCAAAGCCCTTTTATTGTAAATATGTTTCATGGGACAGGTGATTTTGTACTGAACATGTGTTCACATCATTAGACTAAGTTATTACGGCATCATTAGTATATAAAATTACTATCGCAGTTCGCCGTCCTAGTTCGCAGTCCAATTCTGCAATGAAATAAACACAATTATAATTCATGTTATTTTTCAGAGCTTTGACACATGGAAGCTGACGGAAAGTTATTAGCAATACTCATGCATCCATCTTTTTAGCAATATTATACAACATGATTAATTAAAAGTGAAGATAATAGCTAAAAACACTGAACATGAAGAACGAAGTTGGAAGTTCAAGCGGGGAATGGCATTGCACAACTCCAGTAGATAAAACCCGTCAGATAATACAGGGACTCATGAAGCCATAGTCTCATTTACTTGCATCGAACTGCAGTTTCTTATTTCAGCTTAGAAGACATTCACCACCTATTATATGTTCATATCCTCCCTGTCAGATTTAGAGTACAAAAGGAGGTGCATGTGAAACTCTGAAAAAAATGAGGCGACAATACATTGGTTTGCTCTCAAGTAAACAATACGAAGAAATAGAGAAAAAGAACCATTGCCGAGTGGTTTTGGTTTGCTCTCAAGTAAACAATACGAAGAAATAGAGAAAAAGAACCATTGTCAAGTGGTTTAGATGTTTCCATTATTTCTATAAGGATGTCTTCTGCACCTGATGAActaaagacacatttataatgtcACCCTTCATGCACCAATTTGCAAGCATGTAAATATGCTAATAAGTAAATTTAAGCAATGACATAAAACTGATTGGAAGCATATTTTTTAGTCTAAACGTGTCACTACTTGATCCTAAGATTAAGGTGAGACACTGCCTCAAGGTTTGGactgtcaacctagaccattcaacAAAAAATCCATCACTGAATCAAGTAACCACCAGGAACTTATACCTGGTCGGCTGGTCCCGTCCTTGGCCTCGTCCAGCCTAGTTTGCATTCACAACCAACAAACTGGTACTCCAGAAATGAAATTTGTGCTTAGCCCCGAGATCTAAATAATACTCGCTAGGCTGGAAATTAATGTGCCCATCACAGAGACCAGAAAGCAAAGAGGACACAAGTAGTACACTGCGTATCGCTCTCCTTTGTTCCCAGATGCAGCCGAGTAGACGGCGACCCGACCCGTCCAGCACCTCGCCGACCCCGGGACGCCACTAATTCCCGGTCGGTCGGTCGTCGTCCTTCTCCAGCGCCAAGCTCGGGGACCTCCGGTTAGGATGGAGTCGGACAATGGTGGACGAAGCGAACCAGGGCAAATCGTTGCAGCTGCTTGCTCCTCTGTCGGCGCCTCCGCAGCGACCCACAGCATCGGCCGTTTCCGCGCGCTACCGCGCCCACGTACTTACCAGTTACCACAACTCGAGCAACTCGAGAAGGCGGAGCAACAAAATTATGAAGTGGATAaaggaagggggagaaggaagagTGAGTTCTCCACGCCTCTAATACTGACTACCAAGGAACCGCCTATGAACCGCCTATGGGTTCTCTGAACCTGTGTAGGACGGTCAACTCGGGCCAACGACGAAAGCGACCTGCCGATCGCTCCCAGGGCCtcccaaccctgggagcttagagctctttaggTACTAGTCTAGTGTACCCATTCCACGGTTGCGTTGACAGGTACAACTTTTGTGGCGCGTCGACTGACACAAGGAAGCTGTGAGTCACCAAACTTAAGCATTCAGCGTAATCAGGATCGGTGGTCATGGTAACTCCATTTGCTGCTGAGGTCAGGTTTTAGCTCTATTGTGCAGATCTATGAAACCGCGACAGAAATCAGATATTGGCAGGGGCACCAACCCTACACTGAATGTAGTATGATGTATGAACAGCAAAAAGTGTTCCACATGTTTACACAATTTTCTTGATATACACAGGCTTCTTTAACATCACGAGCTCCTGAACTTTGCTAGATCACTATGGAATTCAGAGAAAATCAGCAGCACATTATCGGATATGCTCCCTCAGTTTATTCTGTCAAAGGGAATAGCAAATGAATAGCCAAGAATCAGAACCGCAATGATACGACTTCTTGGATCGGATCAGATCAGAAGGCCGGGAACTCGACCCTTTTGCCGCAGGGCCTTCCGCCGGGGCTGACGGGGCACTCGACGAAGCCCgaggcgtcggcggcgacgcAGAAGTAGAGCTGGTAGAGCTGTGTGTTGCCGGACTCGTCGCGGTTGCAGTCGACGAATGGCGCGTAGCCCGTGCCCTCCTGGATGGCGCCCTTGATGGCGGCCTGCGTGTAGTAGCCGCCGTCGGGGGAGATGCCCGCGGCGGCGAGCGCGTCGAGGACGCGGAGCTGGGCGCGGAGGCGGAGCGCGGTCTGGAAGTAGCCGTGCTCGTTGAAGAGGTTCTGCGCGCAGGTGCCGTGCTTCTCCCACTCGTGCGCCCAGAACTTGAGCCCGTCGCTCGTCGGGCACGCCAGCGTCGGCCAGCTCCTGCGGAGGCTGCTCAGCAGGTCGCTCACCTGCAGTACGTCGTAGTCCGCATTTCTCGTCAGTTGCTGCCGTCAAATTCGGAATAACTTCCATTTTTCTTCTCGAGCAAGAACAGTGCGTGCACGCATGGTCATGAATCCAAAAGGAAAGCTAATTGTGTGGCAAAGTTGCATGAGACTAGCAATATATATCGAGCATTGATTTCGGGTTTCTTCTACAGAAGGCTTTGATTTGGTATATATCCGGCATGAGTTTATTTCGAGAAATGAGTACCAGAAATAAATTTAGTGCCATTTTGCCCAAAAAGAAATTACTAGTAATACTGTTTCTTCTGGATCGAGCAATTAAATAACATTGACCCTGTTGAGTACTTGAGTGGAACCAATCCTCTCTCATTTAGCATTTCTGTTTCTTTCCCATCACCATCTTCCGTCCATCTCAAAATCCTCTAGAAAAGCGAAATCCAAACGGAAAAACACAAGAACTACGATATGATCTATGGGTAAGAAAACTATACTACTACTGGTGTTAACAGGCACAAAACGGAACCTAACGGCGAAGGATGGTCATGCATGCACGCGAGAAGAAGGTTGTGTTGTGACTGACCTTGGATGGATCGAAGGCGTTGCTGGGGTTGCAGTTCTGCGGGTAGGATCCgtcgtcgcggttgggccacagcCCGTGGATCCCGAAGTCCGCCGCCGGCTTGCCGGACCGCGGGTAGCAGCAGCTCTGCTTCGTGTCACAGTACGACCCCGGCCACTGCAAATCATAAAATATCCCCCGAAACCTATCAGCAACCAACACACCACATACTCTCTTCAACCGCCGACGAACTGAACTGAATTATACTGAAACATACCTGCAGCACGAGGTAGAAGAAGTCGTAgtcctgcgccgccgccgacgccgcgcacCCGGCGGCCAGCACGACCAGGGCGGCCAGGGAGAGCTGCGCCCTCGTCATGgcttgtctctctctctctccgactGTTCTTGGAGAACTCCTCTGTTCTGAACTTGCTGATGCGTTGTTGTGGTGAGGAGGACAATGGATTGACGAATGCTACGGGAGGGCGTGCGAATTTATAGGCGTCTCAGGCAGGTGCTGATCCTGCGCGCGTTTACTGGTGTGCGTGTATGGCATATTCCATTGGGGGGTGTAGGGTTGGAAAACGTGCAATCTACGGAGGGGTTTCATTGCTTGCTCTTTCTGGCTCGCGGGTATGCCAGGGATGGAAGCATGCGCTGTGGTCGGCAAGGTGTAGAAGGCAAGCAGTGGAGCCAACTGCGGAATTGACAGGTCGGAGGAGAAGGAGATCCTGCGGCAATTGTCGATTCGTGATTGGGCAGTTGTTATTTCTTCCTTAATTTCCAAAATTTCCTTTTTGGTTCCGGGTGCGTGTGTGTAGTGGTCATCAAAAAGAAATAGCGCGAGTAAATCGATAGCGCGATGTAATTATGAACAGAGGTAgtactttttttttcgaaaaaaagAATATATTATAAAACGGTACCAATAGCAGTACaaatgcacacaactaaaaaaaagaaaaagaaaactaagaaacaaaaatccTGCTACAGCATCCTAgctctagcaacaacaatacatccacaaccaagacaacacctaaaataCAGACTCTACAAAAGCGACGCATCCAAGaaaggaacagtgcaccagcgccgtcgcccgatcaaagatcttatgttttcacgctgaagatagtccccgctctcaaaacaatgccttcaacaaggtcattgtcagacacattaaggccagaccttgggttttctccctgaaaggtaagattctgaacttcacttgtgcttgtgcccccactttcataccactgcagTGAAGCCGGAACactaagcaagtccctcaacagcgcggagaattgaacctcccttagctagtcctcaaatccagccttcatgatattctcttcttctgacttcaccatggaccaaaatgtcacttgatgtcaacgcaGAAGAGAGCTTCGCgccactccctccagaaccaGACGGCCGAAATAAAATATGGGTGTGCATGAACGAATAccaaccgatccagcaaactccaggcaacagaagcgctgttacattcgccgacggcgccttccggaactcaactctccggccagatcaagaagGGCAAGCCTCAGGAAGGActccatcttcgcacaagaggaaccctaggaccgccacctttattctgCGAAACGGACGAGCAGACCCCGTCGCCGCCATCCGCTAGCCAGCGACAACGAAGGAGGAATCGGTGGACGCAGCATCCGAGACCCACGCGACCCGGATCTCAGATCGGGCCTGCCACGCCACGCGGTCTTGTACGTCGGTACCACACCATCCACGCCTCGCAAGGTCGCTGCCCCCTCCTCGCGCCGTCAGCAGAAAAACCGACGACGTGTCTAGGCGGGAAACAGAcccgcagccaccaccaccatccatcgCCGGAGCATGCCATGAAgggagcagccgccgccgcacatCCAGGGACCTCCACCCCGAACGTTGGACGCGCCTACCCCGTAGCAGCCGCCCTAGCCGCCACAATtggatcgccgccaccaccacccgccgAGCACCTTTTGGCACCGGAGCCCGCCACCACCGTGGCCATCGCCGACGGCAGCAGCGGAGGGAGAGATGCAAGGGAGGGATGGCGGTTGGTGGCGCTAGGGTTTTTTGCCCTAGCGTCGCCCTTGGGGACGACGCGAGGACGTGGGCCACAGAGGTATTACTTAAGTCGATGCACTTGCATGGGCTGAATTTCATGCACTATACAAACTCCAGAATAGCCAGTCCAACAACATCTCCTCGAGTAAAGGATTTCATAGCAGGTTGACCAAAATGAGGATACAAAATCGCATGAGCAATAGGTCCTATGTATAAAGGATCTTGTgcccatgattttttttttgaacagggaaaAGCCCAAAAGGGCCTAGTGCTGCATTTATATTATCGTCGGTGGGGATACAACTTGTAAACAGGACAAGAAAAGAACGAAAATTACATCATAGTCCTGGAATTTAGCACAAAGGACCCTAAAAAATAAGAcataaaagcaatcaggtccttctTCTTCACCACCTGGACATCTGGAACTCCACCGCCGGCCACCCTCTCCATCACCGGGGACGGaaccacttgggagagagagagCTATGCTTGCCGTTGAGGGTCCATCGAAGGGCCTCCGTCTTGGAGGTTGGATTGATGCCGATGTCGGCATCTGGAGCAGCCGCCTTATC contains the following coding sequences:
- the LOC124682537 gene encoding ribonuclease 1-like; protein product: MTRAQLSLAALVVLAAGCAASAAAQDYDFFYLVLQWPGSYCDTKQSCCYPRSGKPAADFGIHGLWPNRDDGSYPQNCNPSNAFDPSKVSDLLSSLRRSWPTLACPTSDGLKFWAHEWEKHGTCAQNLFNEHGYFQTALRLRAQLRVLDALAAAGISPDGGYYTQAAIKGAIQEGTGYAPFVDCNRDESGNTQLYQLYFCVAADASGFVECPVSPGGRPCGKRVEFPAF